A window of the Fusarium poae strain DAOMC 252244 chromosome 3, whole genome shotgun sequence genome harbors these coding sequences:
- a CDS encoding hypothetical protein (TransMembrane:1 (i437-455o)) codes for MSGFEIAGLVLGLFPIVCDGAKDLSGVAKDAKSWWQFQRSFDDFIRRLYTERVCFDQVILALLEPVQELSNTELEALRYNTNPSLWHDLHVREMLNRRIDRSHHEWFMRHMRDIIDALTELRNMLPFERAYQLDSTDLESTIFRLKISFSHKKDELLGIINSRNEELRNYLYMSSQLHMSRTSLQTTTTQDTKKQARSLRKQQEQAESVFSGFKRRWICSCNPDNVHSCGISTEGSDMKLLFNGARNQHLRIEVEVRSEMQHANILSSEPSTVPTQADLEDLTQNSIRKRILKNMRKQGNSISRLVPSTLLTLSSPIHVRGDNKYDKGLERPPERLKKRTQNENGRNIARSSKVQFNLPTELVTTPTSLSTVSRGGQAIGDMCLTINTPSQESCLGFLEVSDAKLFLHLDPPNYPQPLQMQSFEEFLSERHPRDFRLKLGLAVIILILKLGPLWVPDKPLKSSLVILQTPGYPPQPFVSHPSIHETLGSTSTTGTEKEKGKTTFLALGIMLLELLFRGSLEKQPFWATYTDNGQRHEFTDFAAASRWQKDAIYEYGEKVANAISKCVNYTVDNSVDLRSAEFLQEVWEMVLRPIEETLACSSGVA; via the exons ATGTCTGGGTTCGAAATCGCTGGCCTGGTGCTTGGTCTTTTCCCGATTGTCTGCGACGGTGCTAAAGACTTGAGTGGCGTTGCAAAGGATGCCAAGTCTTGGTGGCAGTTCCAGAGATCATTTGACGACTTCATCAGGAGACTTTACACAGAGCGTGTATGTTTCGACCAGGTCATTTTGGCTCTATTAGAGCCAGTACAGGAGCTTTCGAATACGGAACTGGAAGCTCTTCGGTATAACACCAATCCGAGCCTCTGGCATGACCTACACGTTCGGGAAATGCTCAACCGCAGGATTGATCGGTCTCATCATGAATGGTTCATGAGACACATGAGGGATATCATCGATGCCCTGACGGAGCTACGCAATATGTTGCCGTTTGAAAGG GCCTATCAATTAGATAGCACCGACCTGGAAAGCACTATCTTCAGACTTAAAATCAGCTTCTCTCATAAGAAGGACGAGCTCCTTGGCATTATTAACAGCAGGAACGAGGAGTTACGCAACTATCTCTACATGTCATCACAACTCCATATGAGTCGGACCTCACTTCAGACGACAACAACACAAGATACGAAAAAGCAAGCAAGATCTTTAAGAAAACAGCAAGAGCAGGCGGAGTCAGTTTTCAGTGGCTTCAAGCGTCGTTGGATTTGTAGCTGTAATCCTGACAATGTCCACTCGTGTGGCATTTCCACTGAAGGATCAGACATGAAACTACTTTTTAATGGCGCGAGAAACCAGCATCTCAGAATTGAAGTGGAGGTTCGAAGTGAAATGCAACATGCAAACATTCTGTCCTCAGAACCATCCACGGTTCCTACGCAGGCTGACCTGGAGGATCTAACGCAGAACTCCATCAGAAAACGCATATTAAAGAACATGCGAAAACAAGGCAACAGTATTAGCAGACTAGTGCCATCAACCTTGTTGACACTGTCAAGTCCAATCCATGTCAGGGGTGATAACAAATACGACAAGGGCCTTGAAAGGCCACCTGAGAGGCTTAAGAAAAG AACCCAAAACGAAAACGGTAGAAACATTGCACGGTCTTCTAAAGTTCAGTTCAACTTGCCTACAGAACTGGTTACAACTCCAACTTCCCTGTCCACTGTCAGCCGCGGTGGTCAAGCGATTGGCGACATGTGTCTCACGATTAATACACCAAGTCAAGAATCCTGTCTAGGATTCCTAGAAGTATCTGACGCCAAACTATTCTTGCATCTTGACCCCCCGAATTACCCACAGCCCCTCCAGATGCAAAGTTTCGAGGAGTTTCTCAGCGAACGGCATCCACGGGACTTTCGTTTAAAACTAGGCTTGGCAGTCATCATACTCATTCTCAAACTCGGTCCTCTATGGGTTCCAGATAAACCACTTAAATCTTCACTCGTCATCCTACAAACTCCTGGATATCCCCCACAGCCTTTCGTATCACATCCGTCAATCCATGAAACGCTAGGATCAACATCGACAACGGGAACTGAGAAGGAGAAAGGAAAAACGACATTTCTTGCTCTTGGTATCATGCTGCTTGAGCTGCTCTTTCGTGGAAGTCTTGAGAAACAGCCTTTCTGGGCGACATATACTGATAACGGACAACGACACGAGTTTACTGATTTTGCTGCGGCGAGTAGGTGGCAGAAGGACGCTATATATGAATATGGAGAAAAGGTTGCAAATGCTATAAGCAAATGTGTGAACTACACTGTTGACAACTCAGTGGATCTACGAAGTGCAGAGTTTTTACAAGAGGTGTGGGAGATGGTTCTGAGACCGATTGAAGAGACGTTAGCGTGTTCCAGTGGTGTAGCATAA
- a CDS encoding hypothetical protein (TransMembrane:7 (o168-193i205-226o238-259i298-321o327-348i360-379o463-485i)), with the protein MTYEANKILLDCCGLSHIEDVIVNQQDSNRHKKSLPISAAACQLFITKLNIRLGVMEKLYCDVSAGPIYEAAMRIRPGITKIFTGLSNAITVASEPSKSFYENHIDLAEYAQDSIEAMHPWFRWTAWLNFRLREVYYSIGVLEQDSNEEILQRTCAALYQNNRYGTEWFVIFGAAICGVSAGLYWAAEGAIILSYPEHAKRGRYLALWLGFKNSGQLIGGAINLGLNANRSEGGKVSYVTILVFVCLQVLSFPVAFLLAPPDKTQRPDGTHIIVEAKTPAKEQLRLLWKTITTRQIGLLLPIFFSSWFYWGYASTYLTLYFTVRARALASFLSAITGTLACILFGIFLDTSKITVKSRIRYGFIFSAGLFTLLWIWVLIVQHGFEQRRPDYIDWTSPRFGRAFGIYIMLQTSGNMVQNYLYFLIGTIGDGTLELSRSTGLLRGVESWGQCAAFGINSRKFSPFYTTVINVVFWTLSLFPAFLTVWKVEGRVDYENESYNPANKNNGLPENTIEKGDGIENPANKA; encoded by the exons ATGACATACGAAGCAAACAAAATTCTACTTGACTGCTGTGGACTCTCGCATATTGAAGACGTTATTGTTAATCAGCAGGATTCAAATCGCCACAAGAAATCCTTACCCAtatcagcagcagcttgcCAGCTTTTCATTACGAAACTCAACATACGACTCGGTGTCATGGAAAAGCTCTACTGTGACGTATCTGCCGGGCCCATATACGAGGCAGCTATGCGCATCAGACCCGGCATTACCAAAATCTTCACTGGTCTTTCTAATGCTATAACCGTTGCTTCTGAGCCCAGCAAAAGCTTTTACGAAAATCATATAGACCTTGCAGAATATGCTCAAGACTCTATCGAGGCTATGCACCCCTGGTTTCGCTGGACGGCCTGGCTAAATTTCCGACTTCGGGAGGTTTATTACTCCATTGGTGTACTGGAACAAGACTCTAACGAAGAGATCCTACAACGAACATG CGCTGCACTTTATCAGAATAACCGCTACGGCACTGA GTGGTTTGTCATTTTTGGCGCTGCTATCTGCGGTGTCAGTGCAGGCTTATACTGGGCTGCAGAGGGTGCCATCATCCTCTCATATCCCGAGCATGCAAAGCGAGGCCGCTATCTGGCGCTTTGGCTTGGTTTCAAAAATAGCGGGCAACTCATCGGTGGTGCCATTAATCTCGGTCTGAATGCCAATCGTTCAGAAGGTGGCAAGGTGTCTTATGTGACtatccttgtctttgtctgtCTTCAAGTTCTCTCTTTTCCGGTTGCTTTTTTACTCGCACCTCCGGATAAGACACAGCGACCTGATGGCACGCATATCATTGTAGAGGCCAAGACCCCAGCTAAGGAGCAGCTTCGGTTGCTATGGAAAACGATCACGACACGCCAAATTGGACTATTGCTGCCTATCTTCTTTTCCAGCTGGTTCTATTGG GGTTACGCTTCGACTTACCTCACCTTATACTTTACTGTTCGAGCTCGAGCTTTGGCTTCGTTTTTATCAGCTATTACCGGCACTCTTGCATGCATACTATTCGGCATTTTCCTTGACACTAGCAAGATCACAGTCAAG TCTCGCATACGTTACGGGTTTATCTTCTCCGCTGGCCTCTTTACGCTCCTTTGGATCTGGGTGCTCATCGTCCAGCACGGCTTCGAACAGAGGCGCCCCGACTACATCGACTGGACGTCACCAAGATTCGGTCGAGCATTTGGCATTTATATAATGCTGCAGACGAGTGGAAACATGGTGCAGAACTATCTGTACTTCCTCATTGGTACCATTGGTGATGGAACCCTGGAGCTAAGCCGATCCACGGGCTTGTTGCGCGGTGTGGAAAGCTGGGGACAGTGTGCAGCGTTTGGCATTAACAGCAG AAAATTCTCGCCTTTTTATACAACAGTTATCAATGTCGTTTTCTGGACGCTCAGCTTGTTTCCAGCTTTTTTAACGGTTTGGAAGGTTGAAGGTCGTGTTGATTATGAAAACGAGTCCTACAACCCTGCTAATAAGAACAATGGTTTACCCGAAAACACAATTGAGAAAGGAGATGGTATTGAGAACCCTGCAAACAAGGCATAG
- a CDS encoding hypothetical protein (TransMembrane:5 (o20-46i58-80o106-129i141-161o167-190i)) yields MWNLGMANIPGATPEQFKGMMQMIVPGSILYVTSLWAIKIALVLFYKRLAAPGTRLQTIYNVTLGLLICFWAAIFFHIIFQCFPHDKRWSQDPNYQCDPKEAERNYWLTVILNIGTDIVTISLPISMVLQLQMKTKQKIGVAAIFALGFLVVVASIIRAYYSKKNETMLTCTVSMIETAVAIIATCLPPLRTLFLGQMSSARTGSNYAGRYELSSTGRNQTRRTNHSRITTNVIGGTQNNDSQDELFKETLQSTTGRSEASSDKTPGITVNTTILMQHSAEDQARRSQARIDHFA; encoded by the exons ATGTGGAACTTGGGTATGGCCAATATTCCTGGTGCGACGCCTGAACAATTCAAGGGCATGATGCAG ATGATTGTCCCCGGATCAATTCTCTACGTGACTTCCCTATGGGCTATTAAGATTGCTCTCGTCCTCTTTTACAAACGACTTGCCGCTCCTGGAACGAGATTACAGACTATCTATAACGTCACGCTTGGACTTTTGATATGTTTTTGGGCTGCCATCTTCTTTCACATTATCTTTCAATGCTTCCCTCACGACAAGCGATGGTCACAAGACCCGAATT ATCAATGCGACCCCAAGGAAGCTGAGAGGAATTACTGGTTGACTGTCATACTAAATATCGGCACTGACATCGTCA CCATAAGTCTGCCTATCTCTATGGTTCTTCAACTACAGATGAAGACCAAGCAAAAGATTGGTGTCGCTGCCATCTTTGCCCTTGGTTTTCTCGTAGTTGTTGCTAGCA TTATCCGAGCCTACTACtccaagaagaacgagaCTATGTTGACATGCACTGTTTCCATGATTGAAACAGCCGTCGCCATCATTGCTACCTGTCTACCTC CCCTACGAACCCTCTTCCTCGGACAAATGTCCTCAGCCCGAACAGGCTCCAATTACGCAGGACGCTACGAACTCTCCTCCACTGGTCGAAACCAGACACGACGAACGAATCACAGCCGCATCACCACCAACGTTATCGGTGGTACACAGAACAACGATTCCCAGGATGAGCTGTTCAAGGAGACATTACAGTCGACGACGGGACGAAGTGAGGCGAGCTCGGACAAGACGCCTGGTATTACTGTCAATACGACAATTCTTATGCAACATAGTGCTGAGGATCAGGCGAGAAGATCGCAAGCCAGGATTGACCACTTTGcataa
- a CDS encoding hypothetical protein (SECRETED:SignalP(1-17)~MEROPS:MER0030934) encodes MVLHNTIFTLATGLTLAASCVVAAPPAPPPAPPCPPLPPTAVPQGKIEGFRDDHCNAVYLGVPFAASTGGQNRWKAPQDLPKSDRRITAKAYGPTCPQAISNDAFTRQDEDCLNLNIWAPKDGKNLPVFVYMYGGAMVTGSSSNPQIQGTNFARNGVVYVNFNTRESIFASPHSSELKSANPNDSQNFSILDVEKALDWVRKNIKAFGGNPDHIVFGGHSSGGVQVDHYLWNNPKTFLKGAVEMSANAISGPAYAPVDEALNAVAEEVGCPKAGNAQLECLRNVNLFDFQTKNFNSTFNTWFTPVIDDITRFSDYQARLDAGGYASQVPLLTGTSDGEGTIFSLVYGAENSDFSSWINTFDADSAHIPDADLISAYNPADFASESLRSGIQYGDARFNCPVDYLLDLRSQQQKTWVYRFFGAYDNVVGPPNTAPTHGTEVPFFHGGNECFKSLQGVTTAQQKLADSIHKWFVAWIKNPAAGPGWNTVDKSGELVKLGVPGDELTRQKAARSDFNGVCQAVYKPNMPKYPVVQSVASIAEELLA; translated from the exons ATGGTCCTGCATAACACTATCTTCACTTTGGCTACGGGTTTGACCCTGGCTGCTTCGTGTGTCGTTGCAGCTCCTCCTGCCCCTCCTCCCGCCCCTCCTTGCCCGCCTCTTCCCCCAACTGCTGTCCCTCAGGGAAAGATTGAgggcttccgcgatgatcacTGCAACGCTGTCTACCTGGGAGTGCCTTTTGCTGCATCCACTGGAGGACAGAACCG ATGGAAGGCTCCTCAAGACCTTCCCAAGTCTGATCGTCGTATCACAGCCAAGGCTTACGGACCAACATGTCCTCAAGCTATCAGCAATGATGCCTTTACTCGTCAAGACGAGGATTGCTTGAACCTTAACATCTGGGCCCCCAAGGATGGCAAGAATCTACCC GTCTTTGTTTACATGTATGGTGGTGCTATGGTTACTGGTTCCAGCAGCAACCCCCAGATCCAGGGCACAAATTTTGCCCGCAATGGAGTTGTCTATGTCAACTTCAACACCAGAGAGAGCATCTTTGCTTCACCTCACTCTTCCGAGCTGAAGAGCGCTAACCCCAATGACAGCCAGAACTTTAGCATCTTGGATGTTGAGAAGGCTCTTGACTGGGTCCGCAAGAACATCAAGG CATTCGGTGGTAACCCTGATCACATCGTCTTCGGTGGTCACTCTTCCGGTGGTGTTCAGGTCGACCACTACCTATGGAACAACCCCAAGACCTTCCTCAAGGGAGCTGTTGAGATGAGCGCCAACGCTATCTCAGGCCCTGCCTACGCCCCCGTCGACGAGGCCCTCAATGCTGTCGCCGAGGAAGTTGGCTGCCCCAAGGCTGGTAACGCCCAGCTCGAGTGTCTCCGCAACGTCAACCTCTTTGACTTCCAGACCAAGAACTTCAACTCCACTTTCAACACCTGGTTCACCCCCGTCATTGATGACATTACCCGATTCTCCGACTACCAAGCCCGTCTTGATGCCGGCGGCTACGCTTCCCAGGTCCCTCTCCTGACTGGTACTTCCGACGGCGAGGGAACCATCTTCAGCCTTGTCTACGGTGCTGAGAACAGTGACTTCAGCTCTTGGATCAACACTTTTGACGCTGACAGTGCTCACATTCCTGACGCTGACCTCATCTCCGCTTACAACCCCGCTGATTTCGCCAGCGAGTCTCTTCGAAGTGGTATCCAGTACGGTGATGCCCGCTTCAACTGCCCTGTCGACTATCTCCTTGATCTCCGCAGCCAGCAGCAAAAGACTTGGGTCTACCGCTTCTTCGGTGCCTACGACAACGTCGTTGGACCCCCCAACACTGCTCCCACCCACGGTACCGAGGTTCCCTTCTTCCACGGTGGTAACGAGTGCTTCAAGTCTCTCCAGGGTGTCACCACTGCTCAGCAAAAGCTTGCCGACTCCATCCACAAGTGGTTCGTTGCTTGGATTAAGAACCCTGCCGCTGGCCCTGGCTGGAACACTGTTGACAAGTCCGGCGAGTTGGTCAAGCTTGGTGTCCCTGGTGATGAGCTTACACGCCAGAAGGCTGCCCGAAGTGACTTCAACGGCGTGTGCCAGGCTGTCTACAAGCCCAACATGCCCAAGTATCCTGTTGTTCAGTCCGTTGCCTCCATTGCTGAGGAACTCTTGGCTTAA
- a CDS encoding hypothetical protein (TransMembrane:7 (o36-56i63-84o96-122i134-156o176-198i235-256o271-292i)), translating to MSTHNNTIPTYDNCHEVTSFCKVEYTVFGDYLSKGASAFFVIAFFILLLMQLWYGIRGRMWSFMIWLGIGTLFELLGYIGRFAFAKNPWNMNAFLIQFITLLLAPTLLAAAISITFKYLVIWYGTQWSMMRPKLYPLVFVGTDIISIFIQVIGGGVMATSTTGKVNETTRKLGEGLVIGGVAFQVINMLCCATLMLIYAKRRRASLRVGFEDLNRVESPSMPLENSTTMAKRTKVFCIILAVAYTAIIIRCTYRIFESLPATAAKVMRNETLFYVFDGGLILLATGLVTIFHPYRMFPALGKNEKQEQHYGLQ from the exons ATGTCCACTCATAATAACACCATACCCACCTACGATAACTGCCATGAAGTCACCTCTTTCTGCAAGGTCGAGTACACTGTTTTTGGCGACTATCTCTCCAAAGGGGCCTCGGCCTTTTTTGTCATCGCCTTTTTCATCCTCCTTCTCATGCAACTCTGGTATGGTATCCGTGGTAGAATGTGGTCATTTATGATTTGGCTCGGCATCGGCACACTGTTTGAACTTCTCGGCTACATTGGGCGGTTTGCTTTCGCTAAGAATCCTTGGAACATGAACGCTTTTCTCATTCAGTTCATCACTCTGTTACTGGCCCCAACATTACTCGCGGCCGCAATTTCTATCACTTTCAAATATCTCGTTATATGGTATGGAACACAATGGTCTATGATGCGCCCAAAGCTATATCCTCTTGTTTTTGTTGGCACGGATATTATCTCTATCTTTATCCAGGTCATCGGCGGTGGTGTAATGGCCACAAGCACCACAGGCAAAGTCAACGAAACTACCAGGAAACTTGGAGAAGGTCTTGTCATTGGTGGAGTTGCATTTCAGGTTATCAACATGCTATGTTGTGCAACTCTGATGCTTATATATGCGAAGCGACGCAGGGCGAGCTTGCGAGTTGGGTTTGAGGATCTGAACCGAGTTGAATCTCCTTCAATGCCTCTTGAGAATAGCACAACAATGGCCAAGAGAACTAAAGTGTTCTGTATTATTCTAGCTGTGGCCTACACTGCTATCATCATCCGTTGCACCTACCG CATTTTTGAATCACtgccagcaacagcagcaaaggTCATGAGAAATGAAACCCTGTTTTATGTTTTTGATGGTGGTTTGATACTGTTAGCCACCGGACTTGTTACTATATTCCACCCGTATAGAATGTTTCCAGCCCTCGGCAAGAATGAAAAACAAGAACAACACTACGGCTTGCAATAG
- a CDS encoding hypothetical protein (SECRETED:SignalP(1-15)): MRFVSSLILAVSVAAQVLRPQGMSLSLDGIDYFMSPIAQEKIHSDAIHTVKSSNAFSFVPLTVVSSKVELNDLRNLFSDWRQKDDVWRPGFLQAVLLTNTPNCKAKDTSFHSGIQSTVSCLESARHVPSGPYFLNTNSGELHRAYRLYDDFSGTFMESLLQLPDGTFQTLSSHARSSSSLTIGVPSRLYFTRTKNKPLAGIRVGVKDLYDLASVKSSRGNRAWYNLYPAANKTALAIQNLIDAGAVIVGTQKLSQFANGESPTADWVDYHAPFNPRGDGYQNPSSSSSGAGASVASYEWLDLAVGSDTGGSIRGPAGNTGVFGNRPTHGLVSLENVMPLSPTMDTAGFLTRDPYIWGAAQAAMYGANYTTYTEKDMTYPKTIYALNFPANNTPNGAILHRFANDLADYLDTHVTEYDIDKHWAHTGPNAVRDLPLTDFLNLTYPALITKEQISLVKRPFFKDYAAAHDGRTPYINPSPSVRWAWGESQPDSILDDAKKNKTLFMDWFNENVLPKDKDPKKCSSAILLNPDSTGSFGQRDIYRDPPKVPFGWGLSKMSIFSEAPDSVYPLGEVPSFSEITNHNESLPVTVDIMVARGCDGLIPRLAQDLVKIGVLQIPKAGRSMTGGEVLF, encoded by the exons ATGCGATTTGTTTCGTCGCTGATCCTGGCCGTTTCGGTCGCGGCACAGGTTCTCCGACCTCAAGGAATGTCCTTAAGTTTAGACGGGATTGACTATTTTATGTCACCTATAGCACAGGAGAAAATCCACTCTGATGCCATTCACACTGTCAAGAGTTCAAATGCTTTTTCATTTGTTCCCCTCACAGTAGTAAGCAGCAAGGTCGAGCTCAATGATCTACGCAACCTGTTTTCGGACTGGAGACAAAAAGACGACGTTTGGCGACCTGGTTTCCTACAAGCAGTTCTCCTTACAAACACTCCCAACTGCAAAGCAAAGGACACAAGCTTTCATAGTGGTATCCAGTCCACTGTGTCATGCTTGGAATCAGCTCGCCATGTTCCCTCGGGGCCTTATTTCTTGAACACAAATAGTGGAGAACTCCACCGAGCGTACCGACTCTATGATGACTTCTCTGGAACTTTCATGGAGTCTCTTCTCCAACTACCAGACGGAACCTTTCAGACTCTTTCGTCACATGCCCGAAGCAGCAGTTCCCTAACTATCGGGGTTCCATCACGCCTGTACTTTACTCGCACAAAGAACAAGCCTTTGGCGGGTATTCGCGTTGGAGTCAAGGATCTATACGACCTTGCCAGCGTTAAAAGTTCTCGAGGAAACCGTGCCTGGTATAACCTCTACCCTGCCGCGAACAAGACAGCGCTAGCCATCCAGAACCTAATTGATGCTGGTGCAGTCATTGTCGGGACACAGAAGCTTTCCCAATTTGCCAATGGTGAGAGTCCGACGGCGGATTGGGTCGATTACCATGCGCCTTTCAACCCCCGCGGAGACGGCTATCAGAacccatcttcatcctcatcgggTGCAGGAGCCTCAGTGGCATCTTACGAATGGCTAGACCTCGCAGTTGGAAGTGACACTGGAGGTTCTATCCGTGGACCTGCTGGCAATACTGGGGTGTTTGGCAACAGGCCAACGCACGGTCTTGTGTCTCTGGAAAATGTTATGCCTCTTTCACCAACCATGGATACCGCAGGGTTTCTGACTCGCGATCCATACATCTGGGGAGCAGCTCAAGCCGCGATGTATGGGGCCAACTACACCACCTATACTGAGAAAGATATGACATACCCGAAGACCATTTACGCTCTCAATTTCCCTGCCAATAACACTCCCAATGGCGCCATTTTGCACCGGTTCGCTAACGATCTGGCTGACTACCTCGATACACATGTTACCGAGTATGATATTGATAAGCACTGGGCTCATACAGGACCAAACGCTGTCCGAGATTTGCCTTTGACTGATTTCTTGAACTTGACATATCCCGCCCTGATCACCAAAGAGCAGATTTCTCTAGTCAAGCGGCCATTCTTCAAAGACTACGCTG CTGCTCATGACGGTCGTACGCCATATATCAACCCTTCTCCCAGCGTTCGCTGGGCATGGGGCGAAAGTCAACCAGACTCAATCCTCGATGatgccaagaagaacaagacccTTTTCATGGATTGGTTTAATGAAAACGTTCTACCCAAAGACAAGGACCCCAAGAAATGTTCTTCTGCCATCCTTCTCAACCCTGATAGCACTGGAAGCTTTGGACAACGAGACATCTATCGTGATCCTCCTAAAGTGCCGTTTGGATGGGGTCTGAGCAAGATGTCCATCTTTAGTGAAGCACCAGACAGTGTCTACCCTCTTGGAGAAGTACCATCTTTCAGCGAGATAACCAATCATAATGAAAGTCTGCCGGTCACTGTTGACATCATGGTCGCGCGAGGATGCGATGGTCTTATTCCCAGGCTTGCTCAGGATCTTGTCAAGATTGGCGTCCTTCAAATTCCCAAGGCGGGTAGAAGCATGACTGGAGGAGAAGTCTTGTTTTAG